The following coding sequences are from one Longimicrobiaceae bacterium window:
- a CDS encoding lasso peptide biosynthesis B2 protein, with the protein MSGPSVARCAILLLAVRAHLKLRGFGPSVAAARRLGARLTGAGLAAEEVERASYRVAVAAAFFPGRAVCLEQSLALYILLRRRGVPAELRLGVQVYPFHAHAWVELHGEPVNEHPETVARFRALPEVPA; encoded by the coding sequence TTCTCCTGCTGGCCGTCCGCGCCCACCTGAAGCTGCGCGGCTTCGGTCCCTCCGTAGCGGCGGCCCGGCGGCTCGGCGCCCGCCTCACAGGCGCCGGGCTCGCTGCGGAGGAGGTCGAGCGCGCCTCGTACCGGGTGGCGGTGGCCGCCGCGTTCTTCCCCGGCCGCGCGGTGTGCCTGGAGCAGTCGCTGGCGCTCTACATCCTCCTCCGGCGGCGCGGCGTCCCCGCCGAGCTGCGGCTGGGCGTGCAGGTGTACCCCTTCCACGCCCACGCCTGGGTGGAGCTGCACGGAGAACCCGTGAACGAGCACCCGGAGACGGTAGCGAGGTTCCGCGCCCTCCCCGAGGTCCCGGCGTGA
- a CDS encoding asparagine synthase-related protein has protein sequence MNGFFCILAEGEAPAPRVERDRLTARLRAPGSRSTALEEGPFAAGASTEPAALRPLLARRGPLAGAGNVRLDNRAEVAAWSGERLEGASDLEVVLAAVGARGAGCLDGILGDFALAVWDPRSRTLTAARDPFGVKGLWTARRGGAVLLSSRLDALAREGEYDEEWVADFLVGGSAPPERTVWAGVEAVPPGGVLTWHDGILSRRRFWSAADFAPAEVMDEGAAVERFRELFEEAVRVRTEGGLPVWAQLSGGLDSSSVVCVAQELAQAGRGPAIAGTVTVVETMGDGDERRYSDAVVRRWGVRNELLLNPWAWQDDGAPPEPTDEPRSHYPYWARDRALAALVRDAGGRVLLSGQGADHYLAGSWKFITDLLAAGRVPTALGELTRFSVAVRQSFWMGLWRHGIHPFLPIWMKVHWARPQEELPGWLEPGFIRRLGVAERLPLVRSLAAPRRGSFFAHEMASELARLAGFLERGPFEDGLEVRYPFLHRPLVEHSLRLPPPLRIRPGIGKHVLREAMRGTLPEEVRMRRGKGWIDARLLWALNRERVRLDELLRDSEIARRGWVRADALRAATEAARQGEVRNLTFLLCSLSLETWLAVRSGRWAALPPGPESASAA, from the coding sequence GTGAACGGCTTCTTCTGCATCCTGGCGGAGGGGGAGGCCCCCGCCCCCCGGGTGGAGCGCGACCGCCTTACGGCGCGGCTCCGCGCCCCCGGAAGCCGCTCCACGGCGCTGGAGGAGGGCCCTTTCGCCGCGGGCGCGAGCACGGAGCCGGCCGCCCTCCGCCCTCTCCTGGCGCGGCGCGGACCGCTGGCCGGCGCCGGAAACGTCCGCCTGGACAACCGGGCGGAGGTGGCGGCGTGGTCTGGGGAGCGGCTGGAGGGAGCGTCCGACCTGGAGGTGGTGCTGGCGGCGGTGGGAGCGCGCGGCGCGGGGTGCCTGGACGGGATCCTGGGCGACTTCGCTCTGGCCGTGTGGGACCCCCGCTCGCGCACCCTGACTGCGGCCCGCGACCCTTTCGGGGTGAAGGGGCTCTGGACGGCCCGCCGGGGCGGCGCAGTCCTCCTCTCCTCCCGCCTGGACGCGCTGGCGCGCGAGGGGGAGTACGACGAGGAGTGGGTGGCGGACTTCCTGGTGGGGGGGAGCGCCCCCCCGGAGCGCACCGTCTGGGCGGGGGTGGAGGCCGTGCCACCGGGGGGGGTGCTGACCTGGCACGACGGCATCCTCTCGCGGCGCCGCTTCTGGTCGGCGGCCGACTTCGCGCCGGCGGAGGTCATGGACGAGGGCGCGGCCGTGGAGCGGTTCCGTGAGCTGTTCGAGGAGGCGGTGCGCGTCCGGACGGAGGGCGGCCTCCCGGTGTGGGCGCAACTCTCGGGGGGGCTGGACTCCTCCTCCGTGGTGTGCGTGGCGCAGGAGTTGGCGCAGGCGGGACGCGGGCCGGCCATCGCCGGGACGGTGACGGTGGTGGAGACGATGGGCGACGGCGACGAGCGGAGGTACTCGGACGCGGTGGTGCGCCGCTGGGGAGTCCGCAACGAGCTGCTGCTCAATCCGTGGGCGTGGCAGGACGACGGGGCGCCCCCGGAGCCCACGGACGAGCCCCGCTCGCACTACCCGTACTGGGCGCGGGACCGGGCGCTGGCGGCCCTGGTGCGCGATGCCGGCGGGCGCGTGCTGCTCAGCGGACAGGGCGCGGACCACTACCTGGCGGGGAGCTGGAAGTTCATCACCGACCTTCTGGCCGCCGGCCGGGTACCGACTGCGCTCGGCGAGCTCACCCGCTTCTCCGTGGCGGTACGACAGTCGTTCTGGATGGGGTTGTGGCGCCACGGGATCCACCCCTTCCTTCCCATCTGGATGAAGGTGCACTGGGCACGCCCGCAGGAAGAGCTCCCCGGTTGGCTCGAACCGGGGTTCATCCGCAGACTGGGCGTGGCGGAGCGGCTCCCCCTCGTGCGCTCCCTGGCGGCGCCCCGCCGGGGAAGCTTCTTCGCGCATGAGATGGCCTCGGAGTTGGCGAGGCTCGCAGGCTTCCTGGAACGGGGGCCGTTCGAGGACGGGCTCGAAGTGCGCTACCCCTTCCTGCACCGCCCGCTGGTGGAGCACTCGCTTCGCCTCCCCCCGCCGCTCCGCATCCGCCCCGGCATCGGGAAGCACGTGCTGCGCGAAGCCATGCGGGGAACGCTCCCCGAGGAGGTGCGCATGCGGCGCGGGAAGGGATGGATCGACGCCCGCCTCCTCTGGGCCCTGAACCGGGAGCGGGTGCGCCTGGACGAGCTGCTGCGTGACTCGGAGATCGCTCGGCGCGGGTGGGTGCGCGCGGACGCCCTCCGCGCGGCCACCGAAGCGGCGCGGCAGGGGGAGGTGCGGAACCTAACGTTTCTCCTCTGCTCCCTCTCGCTGGAGACCTGGCTGGCGGTGCGCTCCGGGCGCTGGGCGGCACTTCCTCCCGGTCCGGAATCGGCTTCGGCAGCTTGA
- a CDS encoding lasso RiPP family leader peptide-containing protein, whose amino-acid sequence MDKNTTTQKKAYAPPKVTRHGEVVEKTLGISYGYGETWNPGAKHVD is encoded by the coding sequence ATGGACAAGAACACCACCACACAGAAGAAGGCGTACGCTCCCCCGAAGGTCACCCGGCACGGGGAGGTCGTGGAGAAGACGCTGGGGATCTCCTATGGCTACGGCGAGACGTGGAACCCAGGCGCCAAGCACGTGGACTGA
- the yihA gene encoding ribosome biogenesis GTP-binding protein YihA/YsxC, with protein sequence MKIKSVDFAGAIGQIGQAQPEPARGMPQVAFSGRSNVGKSSLINRLLGRTRTAIARVSAQPGKTQEINFYHVRADLGDFYLVDLPGYGYAKVPQELRKKWQPLIHGFLSSSEELRGVVQLVDIRTGPTPDDLRSVDYLAEIGAPTLFALTKADKLAKGKREAALRKTVERLGVDEDQVVLFSALSGEGREELLETLGALLFPALEADGAEEADGAEEDAGAEGEP encoded by the coding sequence ATGAAGATCAAATCGGTAGATTTCGCCGGGGCCATCGGGCAGATCGGGCAGGCGCAGCCGGAGCCGGCGCGGGGCATGCCGCAGGTGGCGTTCTCCGGGCGCTCAAACGTGGGGAAGTCGTCGCTCATCAACCGGCTGCTGGGGCGGACGCGCACGGCCATCGCGCGGGTGTCGGCGCAGCCGGGGAAGACGCAGGAGATCAACTTCTACCACGTGCGCGCGGACCTGGGGGACTTCTACCTGGTGGACCTCCCGGGGTACGGGTATGCCAAGGTGCCGCAGGAGCTGCGGAAGAAGTGGCAGCCGCTGATCCACGGCTTCCTCTCCAGCTCGGAGGAGCTGCGCGGGGTGGTGCAGCTCGTGGACATCCGCACCGGCCCCACCCCGGACGACCTGCGCTCGGTGGACTACCTGGCGGAGATCGGCGCGCCGACGCTGTTCGCGCTCACCAAGGCGGACAAGCTGGCCAAGGGGAAGCGGGAGGCGGCGCTCCGCAAGACGGTGGAGCGCCTGGGCGTGGACGAGGACCAGGTGGTGCTCTTCTCCGCGCTCTCCGGCGAGGGGCGCGAGGAGCTGCTGGAGACGCTGGGCGCCCTGCTCTTCCCTGCCCTGGAAGCCGACGGGGCGGAGGAAGCCGACGGGGCCGAGGAGGACGCGGGAGCGGAAGGGGAGCCGTAG